In Arthrobacter ramosus, one DNA window encodes the following:
- a CDS encoding SRPBCC domain-containing protein, with the protein MTGNFIASSTITIHASADRVWSVITDPQAIKEFMFGTDVLTDWTVGGPIAWRGTWQGKEYEDKGTVLEFEPGKRLVNTHFSPLSGQDDAPENYHTLTWTLEPEDGMTKLTLAQDNNASPDEAAHSKGMWDSLVESVKNIAERS; encoded by the coding sequence ATGACGGGTAATTTCATCGCGAGTTCAACCATCACGATCCATGCAAGCGCCGATCGCGTGTGGTCGGTGATCACCGACCCCCAGGCCATTAAGGAGTTCATGTTCGGGACGGATGTCCTCACCGACTGGACGGTCGGCGGACCCATTGCTTGGCGCGGCACTTGGCAAGGCAAGGAATACGAGGACAAGGGCACCGTCCTGGAATTCGAGCCCGGGAAGCGGCTGGTAAACACCCATTTCAGTCCGCTGTCCGGCCAAGACGATGCCCCGGAGAACTACCACACGCTGACGTGGACGCTGGAGCCTGAAGACGGGATGACCAAGCTGACCTTAGCGCAAGACAACAACGCCAGCCCGGATGAAGCCGCGCATTCGAAGGGCATGTGGGACAGCCTCGTGGAGAGCGTCAAAAATATCGCGGAGCGCAGCTAG
- a CDS encoding hydantoinase/oxoprolinase family protein, protein MPNYRVSMDIGGTFTDIVAYDQHAGTYAATKASTTPGNLSAGVIAGLESIVEDLSDIEFLVHGTTQGLNAFLERRGVPVMLLATAGVEDTYHIARGPRLELYNAQYRKPSPLLERKDVIGVGGRLDGQGTEIRPLDEVAVRQAGRRAVAEGYGAVAVAFLFSYKNPAHELRAREILLEELGEDFTVSLSHEAAKEWREYERTSSAVVEAYTGPVVRNYLLDLEEKLADRGVEAPLHIMQSSGGVLTAESARKRPLQTLLSGPVGGAMGDVELSGVSGRRNLIGVDMGGTSFDVSLVVDGKPDVSTEAHLEGLPMLMSVVNIHTVGAGGGSVAWLEAGGLRVGPRSAGATPGPACYGRGGTEPTVTDANLVLGRVDPGWFAGGQVALDREAAVTALKTVGDQLGLDPIAMAEGICDVANSQMAQAIRTITISRGIEPRDFALVAFGGAGPMHAVFLAKELGIPETIVPRFPGAFSAWGMLQTNIRKDFSEPYFYLDEDIDVAHMAGVLRSMEVEGLGSLVSEGVPEDSRLTNASVDVRYQSQEFSLNVPLASADEPESADFLAKLATRFSSMYHERYGHSNLGAPIEIVALRTQAVGELGRLDAPHFATAQSAEFKHEIRPVVFEQIEHETTVVRRDDLAAGHAFEGPAIIVEQTATTVVPPGFDVIVDEFGSLIIRTQDVEGN, encoded by the coding sequence ATGCCGAACTACAGGGTGTCCATGGACATCGGTGGAACGTTTACCGACATTGTCGCGTATGACCAGCACGCCGGAACCTACGCGGCCACGAAAGCGTCCACTACGCCGGGGAATCTGAGCGCGGGTGTCATCGCAGGCCTCGAATCCATTGTCGAGGACCTGTCCGACATCGAGTTCCTGGTCCATGGCACCACACAGGGATTGAACGCCTTCCTGGAGCGCCGCGGCGTGCCTGTGATGCTGCTTGCCACGGCCGGCGTCGAAGATACTTACCACATCGCCCGCGGACCGCGCCTCGAACTCTACAACGCCCAGTACCGCAAGCCTTCCCCGTTGCTTGAGCGCAAGGACGTGATCGGCGTCGGAGGACGTCTGGACGGGCAGGGAACCGAGATCCGCCCCTTGGACGAGGTTGCAGTCCGCCAGGCAGGCCGCCGGGCAGTTGCCGAGGGGTACGGTGCCGTCGCCGTCGCATTCCTGTTCAGCTACAAGAACCCCGCACACGAACTCCGGGCCCGGGAAATCCTGCTCGAAGAGCTGGGCGAGGACTTCACTGTCTCGCTTTCCCACGAGGCCGCGAAGGAGTGGCGCGAATATGAGCGCACCTCATCCGCCGTCGTCGAGGCCTACACCGGACCGGTGGTCCGCAACTACCTCCTGGACTTGGAAGAGAAGCTCGCTGACCGCGGCGTGGAAGCCCCACTGCACATCATGCAATCCTCCGGTGGCGTGCTCACTGCCGAATCGGCGCGGAAGCGCCCGTTGCAGACGCTGCTCTCGGGACCCGTCGGCGGTGCCATGGGCGACGTCGAACTGTCCGGCGTCTCCGGACGCCGGAACCTGATCGGCGTCGACATGGGTGGAACATCGTTCGATGTCTCCCTGGTGGTCGACGGGAAGCCCGACGTCTCCACCGAGGCACACCTCGAAGGCCTTCCGATGCTCATGAGCGTGGTCAACATCCACACCGTGGGCGCAGGCGGCGGCTCCGTGGCTTGGCTGGAAGCGGGCGGTCTCCGTGTCGGTCCGCGTTCCGCGGGAGCCACGCCCGGACCTGCCTGCTACGGACGGGGAGGCACGGAACCCACCGTCACCGATGCCAACCTGGTGCTTGGCCGCGTGGACCCGGGCTGGTTCGCGGGCGGACAGGTTGCCCTTGATCGCGAAGCCGCGGTCACCGCCCTGAAGACCGTAGGTGACCAGCTAGGACTGGACCCCATTGCCATGGCCGAAGGTATCTGCGACGTGGCCAACTCCCAGATGGCCCAGGCGATCCGGACCATCACGATCTCCCGCGGCATCGAGCCCCGAGACTTCGCCCTCGTGGCATTCGGCGGCGCGGGCCCCATGCACGCCGTCTTCCTGGCCAAGGAACTGGGCATCCCGGAAACGATTGTTCCCCGGTTCCCGGGCGCTTTCTCGGCGTGGGGGATGCTACAGACCAACATCCGCAAGGATTTCTCCGAGCCCTACTTCTACCTTGACGAGGACATCGACGTTGCCCATATGGCCGGTGTGCTGCGGTCCATGGAAGTCGAAGGCCTGGGTTCGCTGGTCTCCGAGGGTGTTCCGGAGGACAGCCGCCTCACCAATGCCTCAGTAGATGTCCGTTACCAATCGCAGGAATTCTCCCTGAACGTTCCCCTGGCCTCCGCGGACGAACCAGAGTCCGCCGACTTTCTTGCCAAGCTGGCCACTCGTTTCTCCTCGATGTACCACGAACGTTACGGACACTCCAACCTCGGAGCGCCTATCGAAATCGTCGCGCTTCGGACGCAGGCCGTCGGCGAGCTGGGCCGCCTTGATGCACCACACTTCGCCACCGCCCAGAGCGCCGAGTTCAAGCACGAAATCCGCCCGGTGGTCTTCGAGCAGATCGAGCACGAGACCACCGTGGTCCGCCGTGACGACTTGGCCGCCGGCCATGCATTCGAAGGTCCCGCCATCATCGTGGAACAGACCGCCACAACCGTGGTGCCCCCCGGCTTCGACGTCATCGTCGACGAATTCGGCTCCCTGATCATCCGCACTCAAGACGTCGAAGGAAACTGA
- a CDS encoding DeoR/GlpR family DNA-binding transcription regulator: MFAEERQQLISELVAERGRVSVTDLADRFSITTETVRRDLAALESAGNLRRVHGGAVPSDRLSTREESVVERAIQRQPEKLRIAEAALALIPENAAGSILIDAGSTTEALARLLDQRTAQRTASSNGNAPREELVVITHAIPIAGRLSGNPRIALQILGGRVRGLTQAAVGQSTVEAASRLRPDIAFVGANGIHATFGLSTPDPEEAAVKAAFVTSARRVVVLADSSKLDAETLVQFAALKDVDTVITDHEPSEELSAALAEAGVDVVIA, encoded by the coding sequence GTGTTTGCCGAGGAGCGCCAACAGCTGATCTCCGAGCTCGTCGCCGAGCGTGGACGGGTCAGCGTCACGGACCTTGCGGATCGATTCAGCATCACGACGGAGACCGTCCGCCGTGACCTCGCCGCCCTCGAATCCGCCGGTAACCTTCGCCGCGTCCACGGTGGGGCAGTCCCGTCGGACCGCCTCAGCACCCGTGAGGAAAGCGTGGTTGAGCGGGCCATCCAGCGCCAACCGGAAAAGCTCCGCATCGCTGAGGCTGCTCTTGCCCTCATCCCCGAGAACGCGGCCGGCAGCATCCTGATCGACGCAGGCTCCACTACCGAGGCCCTCGCCCGCTTGCTGGACCAGCGCACCGCGCAGCGCACGGCGTCCTCCAACGGGAACGCCCCGCGTGAAGAACTGGTGGTTATCACCCACGCCATCCCCATCGCCGGACGGCTCTCCGGCAATCCGCGCATCGCCCTCCAGATCCTGGGCGGCCGCGTTCGCGGACTCACCCAGGCCGCCGTCGGGCAGTCCACGGTCGAGGCCGCTTCCCGGCTCCGCCCGGACATCGCCTTCGTCGGCGCCAACGGTATCCACGCAACGTTCGGACTCAGCACCCCTGACCCCGAAGAAGCCGCCGTCAAGGCCGCCTTCGTCACGTCCGCACGGCGCGTCGTCGTCCTCGCGGATTCCTCCAAGCTGGACGCGGAAACCCTGGTCCAGTTCGCTGCACTGAAAGATGTGGACACCGTGATTACTGACCACGAACCCTCTGAAGAGCTTTCCGCCGCTTTGGCCGAGGCCGGCGTCGACGTGGTGATCGCATGA
- a CDS encoding HPr family phosphocarrier protein, with product MSERTATIASRVGLHARPAAIFAEAAGELDIEVTIAREGEPADDAMDAASILSLMSLGASFGDVVVLRAEGAGADEALDRLVKILETDHDAE from the coding sequence ATGTCCGAACGTACCGCCACCATCGCCAGCCGCGTCGGCCTGCACGCACGCCCCGCAGCCATCTTCGCCGAAGCCGCCGGCGAGCTGGACATCGAGGTCACTATCGCCCGCGAGGGCGAGCCCGCCGACGACGCCATGGACGCCGCCAGCATCCTGTCCTTGATGAGCCTCGGAGCTTCATTCGGCGACGTCGTCGTGCTGCGCGCCGAGGGTGCCGGAGCCGACGAAGCCTTGGACCGCCTCGTGAAGATCCTCGAAACGGACCACGACGCCGAGTAG
- a CDS encoding DNA topoisomerase IB has product MPRLRRSKPGTPGISRRRSGRGFSYHHPDGSLIAGGERKRLDALAIPPAWADVWICPFANGHIQAMGVDDAGRSQYIYHPEWRARQDTEKFARAARLGALLPQARRLVSRHLRESASEKTKTLAAAVRLMDLGALRVGSDGYARRNGSYGLTTLRCKHVKVNGDTVSLHFPGKSGQTWDSTIEDPVLARFLGPLAGRTGKETLLVFQDGEGRVSLNAAMVNEYLRHITGGDYTAKDFRTWKGTAAAGMALAGPASKVPARQRVLEAIKQTAELLGNTPTVARAAYVDPRVVEGFLAGDLEQLKATESDIAAYLGSLP; this is encoded by the coding sequence ATGCCACGGCTCCGCCGCAGCAAACCCGGCACGCCGGGCATTTCCCGGCGAAGGTCCGGCCGCGGATTCAGCTATCACCATCCGGACGGATCGCTTATCGCGGGTGGGGAGCGCAAGCGCCTTGACGCGCTGGCGATTCCTCCTGCCTGGGCCGACGTCTGGATATGCCCGTTCGCGAACGGGCATATCCAGGCAATGGGAGTGGACGACGCCGGCCGGAGCCAATACATCTACCATCCGGAGTGGCGGGCCCGCCAGGATACTGAAAAGTTCGCCCGGGCTGCGCGGCTCGGAGCCCTACTGCCGCAGGCGCGCCGTCTCGTCTCCCGCCATCTGCGGGAGTCAGCTTCGGAGAAGACCAAAACCTTGGCCGCGGCCGTGCGGCTCATGGATCTCGGTGCGTTGCGCGTTGGATCCGATGGCTACGCGCGCCGCAACGGCTCGTACGGGCTCACCACGCTGAGGTGCAAGCACGTAAAGGTCAACGGGGATACGGTTTCCCTGCATTTCCCGGGGAAAAGCGGTCAAACCTGGGATTCCACCATCGAGGACCCTGTGCTGGCCCGATTCCTCGGACCCTTGGCAGGCAGGACCGGCAAGGAAACCCTGTTGGTCTTCCAGGACGGTGAGGGCAGGGTCTCCCTGAATGCCGCGATGGTCAACGAGTACCTTCGCCACATCACAGGCGGCGACTACACGGCCAAGGACTTCCGCACCTGGAAAGGGACCGCGGCCGCCGGCATGGCGCTCGCAGGCCCTGCTTCGAAAGTGCCAGCCCGCCAACGAGTCCTCGAGGCGATCAAGCAAACCGCCGAACTGCTCGGCAACACGCCGACGGTGGCGAGGGCAGCCTACGTCGATCCGCGCGTCGTGGAGGGTTTCCTGGCCGGTGATCTCGAGCAGCTCAAGGCCACCGAGTCGGATATTGCGGCCTACCTGGGGTCATTGCCCTGA
- the ptsP gene encoding phosphoenolpyruvate--protein phosphotransferase → MQTFSGVGVAPGRVLGPVRQMPKPVQEPHENVNIPADVTVESQGQRIKDAAKAVQAELRARAATASGEGKEVLEATALMAADPMLVKSAIRLLSPEAPGGARTAERAIWEAAATVADSLKALGGYMAERVADVLDVRARIVSELRGLPAPGIPASDVPFILAAEDLAPADTATLDPAKVIALITSSGGPQSHTAILARALGLPAIVAAPGVDEIGDGIEVYLDGAAGTITVDPGEELRLAAKAWANQASTIAAFSGSNVMADGFRVPLLANVGTGADAVKAADAGAEGVGLLRTEFCFLDRDDEPTVEEQIAAYGAVFAAFPGKKVVVRTLDAGADKPLPFLTNADEPNPALGVRGYRTDLTSPGVLERQLAAIAAAEAANQAEVWVMAPMISTADEAAHFASLCSAAGLNTPGVMVEVPSAALTAASVLREVSFASLGTNDLTQYAMAADRQLGPLATLNDPWQPAVLQLVKLTADGAAAASAGGAARPVGVCGEAAADPALAVVLVGLGVATLSMSARALAAVSAVLATITVAQAQKLATAALAAPSASAARQAVRAQLPILDELGL, encoded by the coding sequence ATGCAGACCTTTTCAGGTGTAGGCGTTGCCCCCGGGCGTGTTCTGGGGCCGGTGCGGCAGATGCCGAAGCCGGTTCAAGAGCCCCACGAGAACGTCAATATTCCTGCGGACGTTACCGTCGAATCGCAGGGCCAGCGCATCAAGGATGCCGCCAAGGCCGTGCAGGCGGAGCTCCGTGCCCGAGCCGCCACAGCGTCCGGCGAAGGCAAAGAGGTCCTGGAAGCAACAGCCCTGATGGCCGCCGATCCCATGCTGGTGAAATCGGCCATCAGGCTCCTCTCCCCCGAGGCCCCAGGCGGCGCACGTACCGCCGAACGGGCCATCTGGGAGGCAGCTGCAACGGTTGCCGACTCGTTGAAGGCCCTCGGCGGCTACATGGCAGAGCGCGTGGCCGACGTCCTGGACGTCCGCGCCCGCATCGTCTCCGAACTGCGGGGGCTGCCCGCGCCGGGCATCCCGGCGTCGGACGTTCCGTTCATCCTGGCCGCCGAGGACCTCGCCCCGGCAGACACCGCCACCCTGGACCCCGCCAAGGTGATCGCATTGATCACCTCGAGCGGCGGCCCGCAGTCCCACACCGCCATCCTGGCCCGTGCCCTCGGCCTGCCCGCGATCGTCGCGGCCCCGGGAGTCGACGAGATTGGAGACGGTATCGAGGTCTACCTCGACGGTGCTGCCGGCACCATCACGGTTGACCCCGGCGAGGAACTCCGGCTTGCTGCCAAGGCTTGGGCAAACCAGGCGTCTACGATTGCCGCGTTCAGCGGGAGCAACGTCATGGCCGACGGTTTCCGGGTTCCGCTGCTCGCCAACGTCGGTACGGGCGCCGACGCGGTCAAAGCCGCCGACGCCGGTGCCGAGGGCGTCGGTTTGCTGCGCACCGAATTCTGTTTCCTCGATCGCGACGACGAACCTACAGTCGAGGAACAGATCGCCGCCTACGGCGCCGTCTTCGCCGCGTTCCCGGGCAAAAAGGTGGTGGTCCGAACCCTCGACGCCGGCGCGGACAAGCCCCTGCCTTTCCTCACCAACGCGGACGAGCCCAACCCTGCGCTGGGCGTCCGCGGGTACCGCACCGACCTCACCTCCCCCGGAGTCCTCGAACGTCAACTGGCGGCGATCGCCGCGGCAGAGGCCGCCAACCAGGCCGAAGTCTGGGTCATGGCACCCATGATCTCGACGGCCGATGAAGCCGCGCATTTCGCTTCCCTTTGCTCCGCCGCCGGACTGAACACCCCCGGCGTCATGGTTGAAGTCCCGTCGGCTGCCCTGACCGCCGCTTCCGTGCTGCGCGAAGTCAGCTTCGCGTCGCTCGGAACCAACGACCTCACCCAGTACGCCATGGCCGCGGACCGCCAACTCGGCCCGCTCGCCACGCTCAACGATCCCTGGCAGCCAGCCGTGCTGCAGCTCGTGAAGTTGACCGCCGACGGCGCTGCTGCCGCCAGCGCGGGCGGCGCCGCCCGGCCCGTGGGAGTGTGCGGCGAGGCAGCTGCGGACCCCGCCCTCGCCGTCGTACTCGTTGGACTGGGCGTCGCGACGCTTTCCATGAGTGCACGCGCCTTGGCTGCCGTTTCCGCTGTCCTGGCAACTATTACCGTGGCACAAGCCCAAAAGCTCGCGACGGCGGCGCTGGCCGCACCGAGTGCATCCGCCGCGCGCCAAGCCGTTCGCGCCCAGCTTCCTATCCTGGACGAGCTGGGTCTCTAG
- a CDS encoding 1-phosphofructokinase family hexose kinase: MIVTLTANPSLDRTVELPAPLARGEVQRAVAVHQHSGGKGVNVSRALVASGLDTVAVLPGGDSDPVLAGLLDDGVPYAALPISAPLRSNVTLTEPDGVTTKINEPGPELSLDEQEALIGLLLDRSRGASWVVLAGSLPPGVPADFYATVARRIRSMHDDPANGGPPLIAIDSSGAPLVAAISGDSFGNISGKPDLLKPNAEELAELAAAAGLTDVHTADELESDPGLAARAAAAVVGSGVGAVLATLGSKGAVLVTADGAWFATHPPIQAVSTVGAGDSSLAGYLLAATNGGTSQDCLRQAVAHGAAAASLPGSTVPAVHQTTPDAVTITALQKD, from the coding sequence ATGATCGTCACCCTGACCGCCAACCCGAGCCTGGACCGCACCGTGGAACTCCCGGCCCCCTTGGCCCGCGGCGAGGTCCAACGCGCCGTCGCCGTCCACCAGCATTCCGGCGGCAAGGGCGTCAATGTCTCCCGGGCGCTGGTCGCCTCGGGCCTGGACACCGTTGCGGTCCTGCCGGGCGGGGATTCCGATCCCGTCCTCGCTGGACTGCTCGACGACGGCGTCCCCTACGCGGCGCTTCCCATCAGTGCACCGCTGCGCAGCAACGTGACGCTCACCGAACCGGACGGCGTCACCACCAAGATCAACGAACCCGGCCCGGAGTTGAGCCTGGACGAGCAGGAAGCCCTGATCGGGCTGCTGCTGGACCGCTCCCGTGGCGCGAGCTGGGTGGTACTCGCCGGATCGCTCCCACCAGGAGTTCCGGCGGATTTTTACGCCACGGTCGCCCGCCGGATCCGTTCCATGCACGACGATCCTGCAAACGGCGGACCGCCGCTTATCGCAATCGATTCCTCCGGGGCCCCGCTGGTTGCCGCCATCAGTGGCGATTCATTCGGCAACATCAGCGGCAAGCCCGATCTCTTGAAGCCCAACGCGGAAGAACTGGCCGAACTGGCCGCCGCAGCGGGCCTCACAGACGTCCACACGGCTGACGAACTGGAATCGGACCCGGGCCTTGCCGCCAGGGCTGCCGCCGCCGTCGTCGGCAGCGGTGTGGGTGCAGTACTGGCAACACTCGGTTCCAAGGGCGCCGTCCTGGTAACCGCCGACGGCGCGTGGTTCGCCACGCATCCGCCGATCCAAGCCGTCAGCACAGTTGGTGCCGGCGATTCATCCCTTGCTGGCTATCTGCTGGCCGCCACCAATGGCGGAACCTCGCAGGACTGCCTCCGTCAGGCTGTGGCACATGGTGCCGCCGCTGCTTCGCTGCCGGGCTCCACTGTCCCGGCGGTCCACCAAACAACTCCCGACGCCGTAACCATCACGGCCCTTCAGAAGGACTAA
- a CDS encoding GAF and ANTAR domain-containing protein: MDEMGLNASVVGQLQDLVIDSEDVSGFLEDLAVFTASSVSAARGQDVLCGVTLSRRRRSMTVAGSSHEARLIDEVQQAYGEGPCLEAMRTGKSVLVSDTSTDSQWPEYCSTIAERGHLAVLCVPLRLEEGATAAINLFARQRDAFDEASIRSCEQFAGQAEKALRLAVRIGARQQRAEDLEQAMRSRTAIDLATGVIMGQNRCSQEEAFRILSKASNGRNQKLREVAESLLQSLTNETPASHFEP; encoded by the coding sequence ATGGACGAAATGGGCCTGAATGCCTCGGTAGTGGGACAACTCCAGGATTTGGTCATCGACAGTGAAGACGTCAGCGGCTTCCTCGAAGACCTTGCGGTATTCACGGCGTCGTCAGTGTCCGCTGCGCGCGGCCAGGACGTCCTGTGCGGGGTCACGTTGAGCCGACGCCGCCGATCGATGACGGTCGCCGGCAGCAGCCACGAAGCCCGCCTCATTGACGAAGTGCAGCAAGCCTACGGAGAAGGGCCGTGCTTGGAAGCGATGAGAACCGGGAAATCCGTACTCGTTTCGGACACGTCCACGGACTCGCAGTGGCCTGAGTACTGCTCCACCATCGCGGAGCGCGGGCACCTGGCCGTGCTCTGCGTCCCCCTGCGCCTGGAAGAGGGCGCGACGGCGGCGATCAACCTGTTCGCCCGGCAGCGCGATGCCTTCGACGAGGCCTCCATCCGCAGCTGCGAGCAATTCGCAGGCCAGGCAGAAAAAGCTTTGCGGCTGGCGGTCCGGATCGGTGCCAGGCAACAACGTGCAGAGGACCTTGAGCAGGCCATGCGTTCCCGGACCGCCATCGATCTGGCAACGGGCGTCATCATGGGCCAGAACAGGTGCAGCCAAGAGGAGGCCTTCCGGATTCTAAGCAAGGCCTCGAATGGCAGGAACCAGAAGCTGAGGGAGGTTGCGGAATCCCTTCTCCAATCCTTGACTAACGAAACGCCGGCCTCGCACTTCGAGCCTTAA
- a CDS encoding PTS fructose transporter subunit IIABC: protein MTQLITPQLVSLDQNLGDSPADVIRFLAGKVAAAGRASEVEGLFADAFAREQKTATGVPGGIAIPHCRSIAVTEPALAMARLSQKVDFGAKDGPADIIFFIAAPEGADQEHLKLLSKLARSLIKKDFTAALRAAATEQDIVDLVEGALADKPAAHAAGSAAPVAEAAPASASAASPAGPKRVVAVTACPTGIAHTYMAADSLVAAAKEMGVDLQVETQGSGGFTALDPAVIAAADAVIFAVDVDVRGKERFAGKPVINAPVKRGIDEPAKMVQEAIAAASDPHAHRVPHFGAEENAEHASEAASEHLGTKVKKVLLTGVSYMIPFVAGGGLLIALGFLLAGYDIALGTKANDILAHNTLLDLPNGNLALYLGTVAFKIGGLSLGFLVPALAGYIAFGIADRPGIAPGFVAGAVAGFMGAGFLGGLVGGLLAGLTAHWIGTFSVPRWLRGLMPVVIIPLLASIVASGLMFLVLGGPIAWLTLQLNTWLTGMTGASAVALGIILGLMMCFDLGGPVNKVAYSFAVAGLGAGSLANPAPLQIMAAVMAAGMVPPLAMALATVLNKKGFSLAERENGKAAWLLGASFISEGAIPFAAADPLRVIPASMVGGAVTGAMCMAFGVTSQAPHGGIFVFFAIGNLAMFVISIIIGMVITALVLLALKRWAVRKPVEAEQAPVPVAA from the coding sequence GTGACCCAGCTCATCACCCCCCAACTGGTCTCCCTTGACCAGAACCTCGGCGATTCTCCCGCCGATGTCATCCGCTTCCTGGCGGGCAAAGTTGCCGCAGCCGGGCGCGCCTCCGAGGTTGAAGGGCTCTTCGCGGACGCCTTCGCCCGCGAGCAGAAGACTGCCACAGGCGTACCCGGCGGCATCGCCATCCCGCACTGCCGCTCAATCGCAGTGACCGAACCCGCCCTGGCGATGGCCCGGCTCTCCCAGAAAGTGGACTTCGGTGCCAAGGACGGCCCCGCGGACATCATCTTCTTCATCGCTGCCCCGGAAGGAGCGGACCAGGAGCACCTGAAACTGCTCTCCAAACTGGCCCGTTCCCTCATCAAGAAGGACTTCACGGCGGCCCTCCGCGCGGCTGCCACGGAGCAGGACATCGTTGACCTGGTTGAAGGCGCGTTGGCCGACAAGCCGGCTGCGCATGCGGCAGGGTCGGCAGCACCGGTCGCCGAGGCCGCCCCGGCGTCGGCGAGTGCCGCTTCGCCGGCTGGACCCAAGCGCGTTGTCGCCGTCACGGCCTGCCCCACCGGCATCGCCCACACCTACATGGCAGCCGATTCCCTCGTGGCCGCGGCCAAGGAAATGGGCGTCGACCTTCAGGTGGAAACCCAGGGCTCGGGCGGATTCACCGCGTTGGACCCGGCTGTCATTGCCGCAGCTGACGCCGTGATCTTCGCAGTAGACGTCGATGTCCGCGGCAAGGAGCGCTTCGCCGGCAAGCCCGTCATCAACGCGCCCGTTAAGCGCGGTATCGACGAGCCGGCCAAGATGGTGCAGGAAGCCATCGCCGCCGCGTCCGACCCCCATGCCCATCGCGTTCCGCATTTCGGCGCCGAAGAAAACGCCGAACATGCATCAGAGGCTGCCAGCGAGCACCTCGGCACCAAGGTCAAGAAGGTCCTGCTGACCGGTGTCAGCTACATGATCCCGTTCGTCGCCGGTGGCGGCTTGCTCATCGCCTTGGGCTTCCTCCTGGCGGGCTACGACATTGCCCTAGGGACAAAGGCCAATGACATTCTGGCCCACAACACGTTGCTCGATCTTCCAAACGGTAACCTCGCCCTGTACTTGGGCACCGTTGCCTTCAAGATCGGCGGACTGTCCCTCGGCTTCCTGGTCCCCGCCCTGGCAGGTTACATCGCCTTCGGCATCGCAGACCGGCCCGGCATCGCCCCCGGCTTCGTGGCCGGTGCTGTTGCCGGCTTCATGGGCGCAGGCTTCCTGGGCGGCCTGGTTGGCGGCCTGCTGGCCGGCCTCACGGCGCACTGGATCGGCACGTTCAGCGTCCCGCGCTGGTTGCGCGGCCTCATGCCGGTGGTGATCATCCCGCTCCTGGCCTCCATCGTCGCCTCCGGTTTGATGTTCCTGGTTCTCGGCGGTCCCATCGCATGGCTGACCCTGCAGCTCAACACGTGGTTGACCGGCATGACCGGTGCGTCCGCCGTCGCTCTCGGCATCATTCTCGGCCTCATGATGTGCTTCGACCTGGGCGGCCCGGTCAACAAGGTTGCCTACTCCTTCGCCGTAGCCGGCCTGGGTGCCGGTAGCCTGGCCAACCCTGCCCCGCTGCAGATCATGGCTGCGGTCATGGCGGCCGGCATGGTTCCCCCGCTCGCAATGGCACTGGCAACCGTGCTCAACAAGAAGGGCTTCAGCCTGGCCGAGCGCGAGAACGGCAAGGCGGCCTGGTTGCTGGGCGCGTCCTTCATCTCCGAAGGCGCCATCCCGTTCGCAGCTGCCGACCCGCTCCGCGTCATCCCCGCCAGTATGGTGGGCGGCGCTGTGACCGGTGCGATGTGCATGGCCTTCGGCGTTACCTCTCAGGCTCCCCACGGTGGCATCTTCGTCTTCTTCGCCATCGGAAACCTGGCCATGTTCGTCATCTCGATCATCATTGGCATGGTTATCACCGCTTTGGTCTTGCTCGCGCTGAAGCGTTGGGCGGTCCGGAAGCCGGTCGAAGCCGAGCAGGCTCCGGTTCCGGTCGCAGCCTGA